The nucleotide window TGACGTGGGCGTACTTTTCAGTTTCAGCCGTGCGGAATTGGCGTAACCCTCGCTGAGCAATAACCTCTCCTAGGATATTGTCCAAATTTTGAGGAGCGAAGGCAACAGCTACAGGCAACTTACTGTCGTACTGGGTAAAGGTTACAAAGGACAAGGGCTGGATCTGCTGTCGTTCAAAGCCATTAAATTCTGGATCCACAAATGCTTGGGTTAGTTGACGAGCACGGTCAGGACGGAAGTTGAAGAAGACCACACCATCGCCAGCTTCGACGGCACCACGAGCAATGCGGGTAGGTACAATAAATTCGTCGGTTTTACCGTTCTCGTAGGAATCTAGCAACACATCTAAGGCCGAGCGTCCATCTCCGTCGCCGTCCTGGGTCATTACGTCGTAGGCCAGTTGCACGCGATCCCAGCGCCGATCGCGATCCATACTGTAGTAACGGCCTGCAATGGTAACCACACGCCCAACGCCAATTGTCTCAATCTGGTCTTGAATGGTTTGCAACGCTAGCTTGCCATCGGTCGGCTTAGTGTCTCGGCCATCTGTGATCATGTGAATACAGACATCTGCAACCCCTTGAACCTTTGCCAGTTTTAACAACCCTGCTAAGTGGCTAATGTGAGAATGCACACCCCCATCGGAGCAAAGTCCCACTAGGTGCAGTTTACCGTTGCGTTGAATAACGGTTTGGCAAGCTTGCACAAGGGCTGGATTTTGCAGTATGGATCCATCTTCAACAGCGTCAGAGATACGCACTAGTTCTTGGGGAACGACTCGACCTGCACCAATGTTCAAATGTCCAACTTCAGAGTTACCCATCTGGCCATCAGGTAACCCCACATCGCGGCCTGATGTGTGAATGAGGGTGCTGGGGTATGCCTCCCACAGGCTACTCATGACCGGGGTATTGGCAAGTGCGATCGCGTTTGCCTCTTTTGCTTCCCGATAGCCCCATCCATCTAGGATGATCAGCACCACAGGAGATACAGTTACTGTCTGCGTTATGCCCTGTGTCATACCTAGGTTACCTCGTGACCTATGAATGTTTTCGCAATCATACCACCCTGCCTGATTACCCCCCAACGTCTATAGGAAACCTGAATTTTATTCAAGATTGCTATAGTGTAGAGCCGATTTTAACTAAAACTTGATCAATCTATTTTTTCTTTGCTTTTTCCTTCTGTTTTTGTCGTTTAGCTTCAGCCTTTGCTGCCTTTTCAGCGGCGATCGCCGCTAGTCGTTTTTTCTCATTCTCTTCAGCAATTTTCTCTAGGTAATAAGCATAATCACCTAAATAAACTCGAAACTCTCCATCCCGAATTTCAACAATTTTATTGGCAACTTGGCTAATAAAGTAGCGGTCATGGGAAACCACGATCGCTGTACCATCATAGTTTTGTAATGCCAACTCCAACATTTCTTTAGCAGGAATATCGAGATGATTCGTTGGCTCATCCAAAACTAGCAAGTTAGCTGGGCGCAACAACATCTTTGCTAACGCCAGTCGAGCTTTTTCACCACCACTCAAGGCACCTACTGGTTTGAAGACCGTATCTCCACTAAACAGAAATCGTCCTAGTAATGTACGTACTTCTTCGTTTTTCCAATCCGGCACTTCATCATGAATCGTCTCAATGACCGTTTTGGTCAAATCTAGGGCTTCTGCCTGATTCTGCTCAAAATAGCTGGGGATCACGTGATGGTCTCCTAGCCGCACGGTTCCCTCAGCAGGCTGCTCTATGCCCATAATCAGTCGCAACAGAGTTGACTTGCCACAACCATTTGGCCCCAAAAGGGCAATGCGATCCCCACGTTCAATCTCCAAGGATGCTCCTAGGAACAAGATTTTATCGTCGTAAAAATGGGTTAGGTTCTTGATCTCCACTACTTGGCGACCACTGCGAGGGGCTGGTGGAAACTGAAAGACTAAGGATTTGACGCTACCTACGGGAGCTTCGATTCGCTCAATCTTCTCCAGTTGCTTTTCCCGGCTTTTAGCTTGGGTGCTGCGAGTAGCACTGGCACGGAAGCGATCAATAAATGCTTGCTGTTTTTCCAGTTCTTTCTGCTGTCGCTCGTAGGCGTTCATCTGGGCAGTGCGCTGTTCTGCTTTCTGGGCAAGATAGGCAGAGTAGTTGCCTAGATAGGTCGTAGAAACGCCGCGTTCAGTCTCCACAATTTGCGTACAGAGGCGATCCAGAAAGGCACGATCGTGGGAAACAATTACCATTGGCGTATCAACGCTCTTTAAGTAGGTTTCTAGCCACTCGATCGTCTCTAAATCGAGATGGTTGGTAGGCTCGTCTAAGAGCAAGATATCTGGCTCTTGCAGCAGAATTTTGCCTAGGCTCATCCGCATCTGCCAGCCACCACTAAAGTCTCTAACAGAGCGATCCCCATCCTCTGGCGTAAAGTCTAACTCTGGCAAAATTTTCTCGATGCGGGCATCTAAGCTATAGCCATCTAGGGCTTCAAACTGACGCTGTAGTCGGTCTAGCTGATGAATCAACTGTTCAAGGGTGTGGGGATCAGCGGTTTGCATTTTAGATTGCACGCGTTGCAGGGCTTCGTGCACTTGGTTCGCTTCAGCAAAGGCACGCCACAGTTCATCACGGACAGTGCGGCTAGGATCCACGTCGAACTCCTGGGTTAGATAGGCAATGCGCAAACTAGCTGGACGGATAATTTCACCGCTACTAGGTTCGATTTCTCCAGCAATGATCTTTAGCTGAGTAGACTTGCCAGCACCGTTCACGCCCACTAAACCAATGCGATCGCCAGGCTTGACTTCCCAGTTAATGTCTTTTAAGACTTCACCAGTTGGATAGGTTTTGCTGATGTGTTCGAGACGAAGCATGGAATTACCACTAACTCGGTTCAGCAAGAACGTAAACGACGATAGCTCACCATAGCGTCTCGTTATGATGCTGCTTTAGAATAAATTAAGAATTGCTTGAATTCAAGTCTTGACAAGGTTTAATCCGTTATAGAACTAATTTCTTAGGCTTATGCCTAGGCTGCGATTACGATCGCTCCTTGCTCTGACGAGTGTTCCACTGGCGATGGCATTTGCTCATTGTCCGCATCGCTCATTAACAGCCACTCTCGGATGAGACGTGCCAAGGTACGTTGCGCCAAGTTCCCCATAATTTGCTGCCCCATGCGATGGACTTCTGGGTTCATAAGTACCCTAGGCACCAAGGACACAATATGCATAGGATCAAACCCACGAGATTCACTTAAAATCTGCCAAATGGTTTGCAATCGCTCTAGGGTATCGTGATCAGCAGCAGGTGCCTCTGGAACATCTAAGTGCAGCCCAACTCGGTCGCGCAATACTACTGCTAAGGATTGCAGCAAACTGCGGTTGAATCCATCAATCCCATTTACGATTTCATCCACTAAGCGATCGCGAATAAATTCACCTCGTGCCGAGAATAGAAACTCTATTGACTGTTCCAACACTTGGTTCAGATCATAGTCTGGACTGTTACGAGCATTCCTTAGCAGATTTTCTAACCGATTCCATCGCACTTTGCCATCCTTAAATAGCAAATCGCGCAGGGATGCTCGCAATTCTGGGGCAGGATCTGTCAACAGCCGCTTGGCAATGTAAGGATAGGCCTTACTCAAAACCTTGAAATTGGGGTCTACATTGATGGCAATACCTTCTAGGGTTAGGAGCGATCGAATAATCAACGCATAGTAAGCTGGCACCCGGAAGGGATATTCATACATAATGTCCGAAAGCTGATCAGTAATGCTCTTAAAGTTCAACTCAGCTACACTTGCGCCGAGGGCATTCCCAAACACATTGGCAAAGGCAGGTATAATCGGACGCAGATCCGTATCTGGTGTAAGGAACTCTAGCTTTACGTAGTCCTTTGCTAAGGATTCAAAGTCTCGGTTGACCAGATGCACTACTGCTTCAATTAAGCCATACCGCTGATAGGGCTTGATGGTACTCATCATGCCAAAATCCAAATATGCTAGCTTCCCCTGAGGTGTTGCTAGCAAATTACCAGGGTGTGGATCTGCATGGAAAAAACCATGCTCTAGGAGCTGCCGCAACGAACACTGCACACCAATTTCGATTAAGTGCTTAGCATCAATACCATTCGCCTGAATCTCTTTGGTATGGGTTAACTTAATGCCATCAACCCATTCCATTGTTAACACTCGGTGGTTGGTATAAGCCCAATAAATGGTGGGCACGTAAATGTCGGGTAAATTTCCATACAACTGGGCAAACCGTTCGGCGTTGTATCCTTCCTGGATGTAGTCCATTTCTTCAAAAATTCGGGCACCAAACTCATCCAAAATGGCAACTAAATCACTGCGAATAAACCGAACAGAGCGTTTTGCCCAAGCAGCTAAATTGCGCAGAATATACAGGTCAAGAGTGATACTTTCTGCTAAGCCAGGACGCTGCACCTTAACAGCAACGACCTCACCTGTCTTAAGTTTGCCTTTATAAACCTGACCTAGTGATGCTGCTGCGATTGGCATTGGACTCAACTCAGCATAGAGTTGGTCGGGACGATCGCCCAATTCTTCCTCAATGAACTGATAAGCAATTTCATTTGGAAACGCTGGGAGTTGGTCTTGTAACCGCGTTAATTCTTCTAGATAGGTAGAAGGAACTAAATCTGGACGAGTGGAAAGGGCTTGACCAACCTTGATATATGCCGGCCCTAACCGCGTCAGTAATTCCCGAAGCTGTACTGCTCGTCGAGGTTGGTTGATCTTGACCTTGCCAGTAACGCTATCCCACCAAACTGCAAGCACAAATTGCAAGATCGGCAGGATAATAGCTGCTAACCGCCGCCATACCAAGAGAGGTTTTTGTCGATAATAGGCAATAATTTGCTCAGGGTCGTAACGAGGTGCATCGCTATTGTCGGGTGGTGTAGATGAGCGCAGATTTGCCGCCGGAGTATGGCCATTGTGGATAGGAATAGGCTCACTGTCGATCGTCACTGTCACTGAGCCTGCTGCATGTGTGCCATTGCGGTAAGTAATATCCACTCGCTCTCTTATGTGCTCCCCAACGCCATTGTTTGCAGAAAGAACTGAATTCGATGCACGGGTATGATCAGTTCGTAGCTCAGCATAACTAGAATTCATGGCAATGATGGGGATGAGGTGAATATGTTAAGTATTGTAACAACTAATGCTCATTCTAGTTAAATTCAGGCTGACAGGGTTGCTGGGCACTGGCGTGAAAAACACGACTCTAAAACGTGAATCTCCGACGATTGGTCACACCAGTTGGCCACCCGCCGGAGACTTAGCATCATCAACTGAACCTAGTTAACGGCTGCAAAGAAAGTTTTAGACTTAACTGGGTCAGGGTTCATGGTTTTTTCACCAGGCTTCCAACCAGCCGGACAGACTTCATCTGGGTGAGATTGCACGTACTGAATGGCCTGCAATACCCGCAAGGTTTCATCAACGCTGCGACCAAATGCTAAGTTGTTGATGGTGGCGTGTTGAACAATCCCCTCTTTATCGATGATAAATAGGCCACGTAACGCGATACCAGCCTCTGGTACTAAAACGTTATAGGCCGTACTAATTTCCTTTTTGATGTCAGACACTAACGGGTAATTGAGGTCGCCTAAGCCGCCCGACTTACGATCGGTTTGAATCCATGCCAAGTGGGAAAATTCACTATCTACAGAGACCCCCAAAATTTCAGTGTTGAGAGCTTTGAATTCGTCGTAGCGATCGCTAAAGGCTGTAATTTCCGTAGGGCACACGAAGGTAAAATCTAGTGGGTAAAAGAACAACACCACATATTTACCCCGATAGTCAGATAGCTTAATTTCCTTGAATTCTAGATCAACTACCGCTGTGGCGCTAAAGTCAGGAGCAGTCTGGCCAACACGCAGACAGCTTTGAGTTTGATCAGTCATGAGTTGCTTCTCCTAGAAACTATTCATAAATGTCACCACTGCAATGCAGCAACAGCGACCTAGCAATAGGCTAACTACCGTAGTAGAGTCGGCAAAAGGCTAGCAGCAGATTAACTAATGTTGCTATTCAGCCACCTAGAAACCTGCGTATAGGTTGAAACACACTCAACAATTAGTTGCTCAGTGCGTAGCTGCACGTATGCACCAACCTTGAGGTGACAACATCGTAATGGATATGGATTTTATCATTTTTTTATGTTTGTTGTTTATTGTGAAATCTTTTCTTGGTAGCGCAACAGCTCTTTCAAGCCCCTTCTAAAAAAGTCTGGGATGGTGACTTACTCAATACTCTGGCTAAATCTTTCAGTTTTCTCAAAAAAATCTCTGTTGAGAACGTGAGAACAGCAAATTTGCTGGATGGCAGGAGTTTTTGCACCATTGAGAGAGTACTTTACAGACTAGCGGCGATTGCTGTTGAGATACGCTCTGCCCAAACTTGGCTGTAATCAACCGTCAAGATAATTCGGCGGTAGGGTTCATCCCGTAACTCTAGGGTGAGGTAATCCATACTACGAGTGACATACCAAAATTCTTTTCCCTTGGTAGTGTAATAAGTGCCTGCTTTGATAATGCCAGGGATGAATGTCCCCGGAGCGCGTAGTTCAGCCCAGTTGCTCATGGGTTCTTCGGTAGTTACCCGTTCAACATGGGAAACTGCTATGTCGATCGTCCGCTGGAGATAGAAGGATAGCAACTGTTCATACCATTCCAGTTCGATGGAGAATGTGCGGCCACTTAAGCTCAAATTCATGGAATACTCCCAAAAACTTTAAAGTCAAGCTTGGATAATCCTGCTAACATCCATTTACTATTATCTAGTAACTCCTGTAGACGACCTTAGTGACTCATGCTGTTCATGGGGGTTAGGCAGGCTGTCTTGCCCTCGCTAGGAAAGCTTGGCTAGTTGTAGACAAAGTAGCCAGGTTTGTTGTCGCTAAGATTGGGGTTAGGTTTTCGTCCCAGATGTTAGGTGCCGTTGACTTAGCCAAAGTCTACAGAAATCTTCGGGAATTGACGCATAATGATGTGTCGTTAACCCAAGCTCTGAGTTGTTTCTATTCTGTGTCAGTGAGTCACTCTTAGTTCTAGCCTGTTGCCGTGTTAACCAGTCCTGGAAGATCTACTGTGCCTACTTCACACCCGCCATCATCTGTCGAGCCAATTGGTGATGTGTCGCAAGACCTCGCCTCTGTCTTGGCTATGAAGGAACTGGTGAGTCAGTTGCAACGGGAGCATCATAAGATTCAAGATCTACTTAGTTCTCTTAGCTTTGCCTTACGTAGCTTTAACAACCTTAGTCAGTTTTTAGAACTGATTCCACTGATGGCCTGTCGGGTAACCGATGCTGATGGCAGTGCTCTGATTTTGTTTAAGCCCAACGGTCAAGTGCGATTGGAGCGGTTGCATTGCCAAGATCGATCAGAAATGTCTGCTGTTCGTAAGGCGTTGGAGGCGGCTGCTCGTCAAA belongs to Cyanobacteriota bacterium and includes:
- a CDS encoding peroxiredoxin, with product MTDQTQSCLRVGQTAPDFSATAVVDLEFKEIKLSDYRGKYVVLFFYPLDFTFVCPTEITAFSDRYDEFKALNTEILGVSVDSEFSHLAWIQTDRKSGGLGDLNYPLVSDIKKEISTAYNVLVPEAGIALRGLFIIDKEGIVQHATINNLAFGRSVDETLRVLQAIQYVQSHPDEVCPAGWKPGEKTMNPDPVKSKTFFAAVN
- a CDS encoding AarF/ABC1/UbiB kinase family protein, giving the protein MTYRNGTHAAGSVTVTIDSEPIPIHNGHTPAANLRSSTPPDNSDAPRYDPEQIIAYYRQKPLLVWRRLAAIILPILQFVLAVWWDSVTGKVKINQPRRAVQLRELLTRLGPAYIKVGQALSTRPDLVPSTYLEELTRLQDQLPAFPNEIAYQFIEEELGDRPDQLYAELSPMPIAAASLGQVYKGKLKTGEVVAVKVQRPGLAESITLDLYILRNLAAWAKRSVRFIRSDLVAILDEFGARIFEEMDYIQEGYNAERFAQLYGNLPDIYVPTIYWAYTNHRVLTMEWVDGIKLTHTKEIQANGIDAKHLIEIGVQCSLRQLLEHGFFHADPHPGNLLATPQGKLAYLDFGMMSTIKPYQRYGLIEAVVHLVNRDFESLAKDYVKLEFLTPDTDLRPIIPAFANVFGNALGASVAELNFKSITDQLSDIMYEYPFRVPAYYALIIRSLLTLEGIAINVDPNFKVLSKAYPYIAKRLLTDPAPELRASLRDLLFKDGKVRWNRLENLLRNARNSPDYDLNQVLEQSIEFLFSARGEFIRDRLVDEIVNGIDGFNRSLLQSLAVVLRDRVGLHLDVPEAPAADHDTLERLQTIWQILSESRGFDPMHIVSLVPRVLMNPEVHRMGQQIMGNLAQRTLARLIREWLLMSDADNEQMPSPVEHSSEQGAIVIAA
- the gpmI gene encoding 2,3-bisphosphoglycerate-independent phosphoglycerate mutase yields the protein MTQGITQTVTVSPVVLIILDGWGYREAKEANAIALANTPVMSSLWEAYPSTLIHTSGRDVGLPDGQMGNSEVGHLNIGAGRVVPQELVRISDAVEDGSILQNPALVQACQTVIQRNGKLHLVGLCSDGGVHSHISHLAGLLKLAKVQGVADVCIHMITDGRDTKPTDGKLALQTIQDQIETIGVGRVVTIAGRYYSMDRDRRWDRVQLAYDVMTQDGDGDGRSALDVLLDSYENGKTDEFIVPTRIARGAVEAGDGVVFFNFRPDRARQLTQAFVDPEFNGFERQQIQPLSFVTFTQYDSKLPVAVAFAPQNLDNILGEVIAQRGLRQFRTAETEKYAHV
- a CDS encoding ATP-binding cassette domain-containing protein, producing the protein MLRLEHISKTYPTGEVLKDINWEVKPGDRIGLVGVNGAGKSTQLKIIAGEIEPSSGEIIRPASLRIAYLTQEFDVDPSRTVRDELWRAFAEANQVHEALQRVQSKMQTADPHTLEQLIHQLDRLQRQFEALDGYSLDARIEKILPELDFTPEDGDRSVRDFSGGWQMRMSLGKILLQEPDILLLDEPTNHLDLETIEWLETYLKSVDTPMVIVSHDRAFLDRLCTQIVETERGVSTTYLGNYSAYLAQKAEQRTAQMNAYERQQKELEKQQAFIDRFRASATRSTQAKSREKQLEKIERIEAPVGSVKSLVFQFPPAPRSGRQVVEIKNLTHFYDDKILFLGASLEIERGDRIALLGPNGCGKSTLLRLIMGIEQPAEGTVRLGDHHVIPSYFEQNQAEALDLTKTVIETIHDEVPDWKNEEVRTLLGRFLFSGDTVFKPVGALSGGEKARLALAKMLLRPANLLVLDEPTNHLDIPAKEMLELALQNYDGTAIVVSHDRYFISQVANKIVEIRDGEFRVYLGDYAYYLEKIAEENEKKRLAAIAAEKAAKAEAKRQKQKEKAKKK